Proteins co-encoded in one Streptomyces sp. SLBN-31 genomic window:
- a CDS encoding globin domain-containing protein — protein MNDNYHALLARREAMRLRDRLLAPARHPGKATPPGPAFFADSPGNDAYDGAADQEVIMRNLAQVTPFGHLIDHLYQAMFERHPYLRKLFPDSMEFQRVHLERAFWYLIENLHRPEDVAAFCTRLGRDHRKLGVLPVHYGLFEEALVEALHRSDGRLGADVEGAWLRMVRFAAAAMVDGANEALAEPTYWNGTVVDHQRRRPDLAVLRVRTAEPYPYRPGQFATLQTPLLPHTWRPYSPAGAPGADGELEFHIRRTGPDGVSDALVTRTGVGDTLRLGPAKGTTTLDDDLARDVLIVAGGTGWATARALLEDLVARRPPGRRAHLFLGARTADDLYDASALARLESHCAWLRVVPVIDEGPGGSHRAPVTEALAGYGDFSGHMAYVSGPPGLVGAAVRRLAELGLPSDRIRYDPVTAGVPTRPPSGPTGTRP, from the coding sequence GTGAACGACAACTACCACGCCCTGCTCGCCCGCCGGGAGGCCATGCGCCTGCGCGATCGCCTGCTGGCCCCCGCGCGACACCCGGGAAAGGCCACACCCCCAGGTCCCGCGTTCTTCGCCGACTCCCCCGGCAACGACGCCTACGACGGGGCCGCGGACCAGGAGGTGATCATGCGGAACCTGGCGCAGGTCACCCCGTTCGGCCACCTCATCGACCACCTCTACCAGGCCATGTTCGAACGCCACCCCTACCTGCGGAAGCTGTTCCCGGACTCGATGGAGTTCCAACGGGTCCACCTGGAGCGGGCGTTCTGGTATCTGATCGAGAATCTGCACCGACCCGAGGACGTGGCCGCCTTCTGCACCCGGCTCGGCCGCGACCACCGCAAACTCGGAGTGCTGCCGGTGCACTACGGGCTGTTCGAGGAGGCCCTCGTCGAGGCGCTGCACCGGTCGGACGGCCGACTGGGAGCGGACGTCGAGGGGGCATGGCTGCGCATGGTGCGGTTCGCCGCCGCGGCCATGGTGGACGGCGCGAACGAGGCGCTGGCCGAGCCGACGTACTGGAACGGCACGGTCGTCGACCATCAGCGCCGCCGTCCCGACCTCGCCGTCCTGCGCGTGCGGACCGCGGAGCCGTACCCGTACCGCCCCGGTCAGTTCGCGACCCTGCAGACGCCGCTCCTTCCGCACACCTGGCGCCCCTACTCTCCGGCCGGCGCACCGGGCGCGGACGGTGAACTGGAGTTCCACATCCGGCGCACCGGACCCGACGGGGTGAGCGACGCCCTGGTGACCCGCACCGGCGTCGGCGACACCCTGCGCCTGGGGCCTGCGAAGGGAACGACCACGCTGGACGACGACCTCGCGCGCGATGTGCTCATCGTGGCCGGCGGCACCGGATGGGCCACCGCCAGGGCCCTGTTGGAGGACCTGGTCGCGCGGCGCCCGCCGGGCCGGCGCGCCCACCTGTTCCTCGGCGCCCGCACCGCCGACGATCTGTACGACGCGTCGGCCCTGGCGCGACTGGAGAGCCACTGCGCCTGGCTGCGGGTAGTGCCCGTCATCGACGAGGGGCCGGGCGGATCCCACCGAGCCCCGGTCACCGAGGCGCTGGCCGGGTACGGCGACTTCAGCGGCCACATGGCGTACGTCAGCGGCCCGCCGGGACTGGTCGGCGCCGCCGTGCGACGCCTGGCCGAACTGGGACTCCCCTCGGACCGCATCCGATACGACCCGGTGACGGCCGGTGTTCCCACGCGGCCGCCGTCAGGACCGACGGGCACCCGTCCCTGA
- a CDS encoding SDR family NAD(P)-dependent oxidoreductase, with protein MTKKTWFITGASRGLGHIWARAALARGDRVAATARRPESLRPLVDAHGDDVLPLTLDVTDRDAATAAVHQAVDAFGHLDVVVNNAGYGLFGMVEETTEEQARAQLDTNLFGPLWVTQAALPFLRARRGGHIVQVSSLGGLAAFPGLGLYNASKWALEGMSEALAQEVGPLGIRVTIVEPGPYGTDWSGASAVHARPIAAYEPVREARRSGATARAPQDPQATADVILELVDTDEPPLRLFLGTYPYPVVEAAYRQRLETWNAWRPLAAKA; from the coding sequence ATGACGAAGAAGACATGGTTCATCACCGGCGCGTCCCGCGGCCTCGGCCACATCTGGGCGCGGGCGGCCCTCGCCCGCGGTGACCGGGTCGCCGCCACGGCGCGCCGCCCCGAGTCCCTGCGGCCCCTCGTCGACGCCCACGGCGACGACGTCCTCCCCCTGACCCTCGACGTGACCGACCGTGATGCCGCCACGGCCGCCGTGCATCAGGCCGTCGATGCCTTCGGCCACCTCGACGTGGTCGTCAACAACGCCGGCTACGGCCTGTTCGGCATGGTCGAGGAGACCACCGAGGAGCAGGCCCGCGCCCAGCTCGACACCAACCTGTTCGGCCCGCTCTGGGTGACCCAGGCCGCCCTGCCCTTCCTGCGCGCCCGGCGAGGCGGTCACATCGTGCAGGTGTCCAGCCTCGGCGGGCTGGCCGCCTTCCCCGGCCTGGGGCTGTACAACGCCTCCAAGTGGGCGCTGGAAGGGATGAGTGAAGCGCTCGCCCAGGAGGTCGGCCCGCTCGGCATCCGCGTCACCATCGTCGAACCCGGCCCCTACGGCACCGACTGGTCCGGAGCCTCCGCGGTGCACGCCCGGCCCATCGCCGCCTACGAACCCGTCCGCGAGGCACGCCGGTCCGGCGCCACGGCCCGGGCGCCGCAGGATCCGCAGGCCACCGCCGATGTCATCCTCGAACTGGTCGACACCGACGAGCCGCCGCTGCGCCTGTTCCTCGGCACCTACCCGTATCCGGTCGTCGAGGCCGCCTACCGGCAGCGGCTGGAGACCTGGAACGCGTGGCGACCCCTGGCGGCCAAGGCCTGA
- a CDS encoding helix-turn-helix domain-containing protein — protein sequence MASDNVLGEFLKARRGRVPNSRADLPATGRRRVPGLRREELARLAGISEPYLTRLEQGVDRHPSPQVLGALARALELDADTTAHLFALAEPRPVRPRETEVTADVHRLLDAWSGAPAYVRNRRFDVLAANKLARALAPLYEPGHNLALDMFFDPRIRRLLPDWPEIAAQTAAALRAEADPHDTATRSLVAELEASDDFRRLWARHDARPSRDELKRFVHPVVGELSLRRQALTVGGAEQQVIIAYQAAPGSASEAALARLL from the coding sequence ATGGCGAGCGACAACGTCCTGGGTGAGTTCCTCAAGGCCCGGCGGGGACGGGTCCCGAACTCCCGCGCCGACCTGCCCGCCACCGGCCGCCGCCGTGTCCCGGGACTGCGCCGGGAGGAGCTGGCACGGCTGGCCGGAATCAGTGAGCCGTACCTGACGCGGCTGGAGCAGGGCGTCGACCGGCACCCGTCGCCCCAGGTACTGGGGGCGCTCGCGCGGGCACTGGAACTGGACGCCGACACCACCGCGCACCTGTTCGCGCTCGCCGAACCGCGCCCGGTACGGCCCCGCGAGACCGAAGTGACCGCGGACGTGCACCGGTTGCTGGACGCGTGGAGCGGCGCGCCCGCCTACGTGCGCAACCGGCGCTTCGACGTACTCGCCGCGAACAAACTGGCCCGCGCCCTGGCCCCCCTGTACGAGCCCGGGCACAACCTGGCCCTCGACATGTTCTTCGATCCGCGGATCCGCCGGCTCCTCCCGGACTGGCCGGAGATCGCCGCGCAGACCGCCGCGGCCCTGCGCGCCGAGGCCGACCCGCACGACACCGCGACCCGGTCACTCGTCGCCGAACTGGAGGCGAGCGACGACTTCCGCCGTCTGTGGGCCCGGCACGACGCGCGTCCCTCCCGCGACGAACTCAAGCGCTTCGTCCACCCGGTCGTCGGTGAGCTCTCTCTAAGGCGCCAGGCCCTCACCGTCGGTGGTGCCGAACAGCAGGTCATCATCGCCTATCAGGCGGCCCCCGGAAGCGCCTCCGAGGCCGCGCTCGCCCGGCTCCTGTGA